DNA from Planctomycetota bacterium:
ACGATCAGCCCGAACGGATCATCCCCCGCCGTCGCCTTGCGCAGCAGTTCGAGCCCCAGCAGCTGCGCGTCGTTCCACCACTTGATCCCGCGGCCCGCCGGCTGGAACGCCGCGAAATACTCCTTGCTCGCCTGCCCGTTCATCCACACGTCCACGATGTCGCGGCGCGCGTCGGGCGCCGCCTGCTGCGCAACGCGGCGCCACCGGTCCAGCTGCGACCGCAGGTCCGACATGAACGCGTCGCTGTCCACGCCCGCGAACTGGTCCAGCGTCTCGGTCTTCGTGCGGTCGAAGGTCGGCGGGCGCAACATCGGAGGCGTCGCGTCGAACGCCTGCTGCACGTTCGTGCGCAGGTCGCGCAGGGTGTCGCGCAGGTCGATGATGTTCACCCGGGGCAGCGCCGCCGCAAAGTCCGCCCACGCCGGCACGCTCGGGGTCGCCGTGCCCAGCGCCTCGTTGCGCCAGTACTCGATGAACCGCTCGGCGTAGCGGCGGGTCACGCCCTCCATCGCGCGGTAGTCCGCACGCTCTTCGATCTCCTTGGCCCCCAGCAGCGTCGGCTTCGCGTTGTTCGCCGGGCGCACCAGGGCCCGCAGCCCGGCGTAGTCCTGCATCACCAGCTTCGCCGCGTCGATGTGGTACTCGCGCCGGAACTCTTCCTCCGAGGCCAGCGGGGTCATCGGCACGGGGGGCGCCTTGAGCCGGCGCAGCGCCAGGTCCGGGTCCTCCGTCCCCACCCGCTCGTCGGCCAGCGACTTGACCAGCGCCTCGACACCCCGGTCGTCGCGGGGCCAGCGCGCGATCGCCGCGAGCACCGCCTCCTGGCGGCGCTTGGCCGCCGCCAGCTCCACGATGCGCGTGTGCACGCGCCGCGCCTCGACCCCGCCGTCCGTGAGCGCGCGGCGCTGGTCGGCGTCGAGCTTCGCGTCGCGCCGCGCTTCCCACGCGCCCCACGACGCGATGTCGTCCAGGTCAGACTTCGAGGAATCGTCGATCGACCGCAGGTCGGCCGCCAGCAGCGACACGCGCCCCGCCGTCGCCTCGGGCACGCCCTGCTCCAGCGAGTTGCCGGCGCGGTCGGCCATGCTCCAGCGCACCTCGTACGCGCGCCGTTCCTCGCGATCGCGGTTCCCCATCGCCACCAGCGGCGCCACGCCCCGCAGTTCCGACTCCTTCGCGTCCAGCTTGGCGCCCAGCTGCGTCTCGATGGTCGCCTGCGCCGCCGTCAGCCGGTCGCGCAGGTCACGCAGCAGGCGCCGGCGCGGGTCGGCGGCCTCGGCCTTCTTCGCCGCGTCCGCGATCAGCCCCTCGCCCATCGAGCTCGGGCTCGTGGGCAACTGCTCGATCAGGCGCTGCGCCGCCGACTTCGCCCGCGCGATGCTCTCGGCCCGCGCCTTGGCGAACAGCCCCATCGGGTCGTCGATCGATGCGCCGAGCTTCCCCGCCGCCTCGTCCACCTGCCCCTTCGCCTTCTTCAGGCTCGCCAGGCGCTCGCGCGCCCCTTCCGCGAAGCGCTCGTAGTCCTCGCCCGTGGTCGGGTCGGCCGGCGCGTCGCCCGCGCGCGGCGCCCGCAGCCACGAGAACTGCTGCAGGTCCTTCTCCGCCGCGTCGAACGCCTGCAACGCCGTCAGCAGCGCGTTCAGCCGCCCCATGTCGGTGTCCGACCCGCTCTCCGGGTTCGCCAGGCTCTCCACCAGGTTCGTCGCCGCGTCGTCCACCACCTGCACCGACCGCGCCTCGTCGCCCTGCAGCAGCGCCGCCGGGCCGTCGCCTCCGAACGTGCTGTCCGGGTACGCGCGGCTCACCGCCAGCGCGAGCTCGTTGCGCGAGTTGCGGTAGTCGCGGCTGAAGTACCCCGTCCCCACCGCTTCGTCCCCGCCCAGCACGTAGCGCGCGAGCGCGTCGGCGTCGATCGCCGCCCGCGGCTCGGCCTTCTTGCGCGTGTCGCGCCCGCCGTCCTCCAGCGCGCCCTTGATCGCGCCCGCCAGCGACCCGTCCACGTCGGGCGTCTGCCCGTGCGCGAACGTCTGCAGGCGCACCAGCTCCGCCAGCGCCGCCACCGCCTCCGGGCCCCACGTCTTCTCGTTCTGCAGTTTCGACCGCGCCTGGTCCACCAGCGGCGCCAACGCCGCGTGCTCGAAGATCCGGCGGTGCGCCGCCCGCTGCGGCTCCAGGAAGCTGTCGCCGAACCCCAGGAACCCGCCCACCGGCTTCGCGATCGTCGGCGTCTCCACCGGCGTGTTCGCGCGCTCGGCCGTCCGCTTCAGGAACGTCACGGGCGTGTCGATCTCCTCGTCCAGCACCTCGCTGTCCAGACGCTCGGTCCCGCGGAAGACCGGCTCGCCGTTGGGGCCGTCCGCGAAGAGCCGCAGGTCCACCGGGTCAAGCCCCTCGCGGTCATCGCCCAGGAACGCGACGCGGGCCGCACGCCAGAAATCCGCCGGCCCCTTCAGCGAGCTCTTGAAGGTGAACACCCCCAGCGCGACCAGCCCGCCCAGGATCACCGTCGCCGCCATGCTCGTGGCGATGAGCGCCGTCCGCTGACGCCGGATCGACTTGCTCACGTTCACCGCGCGCGTCACCAGGCCCTTCTCGCGGAAGACCTTGGCCATGAAGACGTCGCGCAGGAAGTACGACTTCTCCTTGTCCCACTCCTTGTCCCCGGGGATGGAATCCACGTCGATGCCCAGCGCCTGC
Protein-coding regions in this window:
- a CDS encoding type VI secretion protein IcmF/TssM N-terminal domain-containing protein gives rise to the protein MLGLFANLPRPVQALVLVGGLVGIGSGVMAFVPGGFQRLFMWIAIGVVLVVILLLLFRGVLWLRSRSKSKPFAEALARGGRGTADPAQKARMDDLRKKFEDGVTTFKAAGKDLYSLPWFLLAGPPGSGKTEALRHCNVGFPPGLQDPLQGAGGTLNMHWWFTNHSVVLDTAGRMFMTEDDPEWKSFMKLLKTARPRCPINGLLLVISSESLLKDSSEKIEQTAGVIARQLDVIQRTLDVRFPVSVIVTKCDKIVGFREFFETITQPDVQHQILGWSNPAQLDEKFDPASVDKHLETVRQRLIRRRFGLLQNPVHTEDPNARRTDQVDELFELPDNLVRIAPRLRRYLEMIFVAGEWSPKPLFLRGIYFTSSMREGQALDVSLAQALGIDVDSIPGDKEWDKEKSYFLRDVFMAKVFREKGLVTRAVNVSKSIRRQRTALIATSMAATVILGGLVALGVFTFKSSLKGPADFWRAARVAFLGDDREGLDPVDLRLFADGPNGEPVFRGTERLDSEVLDEEIDTPVTFLKRTAERANTPVETPTIAKPVGGFLGFGDSFLEPQRAAHRRIFEHAALAPLVDQARSKLQNEKTWGPEAVAALAELVRLQTFAHGQTPDVDGSLAGAIKGALEDGGRDTRKKAEPRAAIDADALARYVLGGDEAVGTGYFSRDYRNSRNELALAVSRAYPDSTFGGDGPAALLQGDEARSVQVVDDAATNLVESLANPESGSDTDMGRLNALLTALQAFDAAEKDLQQFSWLRAPRAGDAPADPTTGEDYERFAEGARERLASLKKAKGQVDEAAGKLGASIDDPMGLFAKARAESIARAKSAAQRLIEQLPTSPSSMGEGLIADAAKKAEAADPRRRLLRDLRDRLTAAQATIETQLGAKLDAKESELRGVAPLVAMGNRDREERRAYEVRWSMADRAGNSLEQGVPEATAGRVSLLAADLRSIDDSSKSDLDDIASWGAWEARRDAKLDADQRRALTDGGVEARRVHTRIVELAAAKRRQEAVLAAIARWPRDDRGVEALVKSLADERVGTEDPDLALRRLKAPPVPMTPLASEEEFRREYHIDAAKLVMQDYAGLRALVRPANNAKPTLLGAKEIEERADYRAMEGVTRRYAERFIEYWRNEALGTATPSVPAWADFAAALPRVNIIDLRDTLRDLRTNVQQAFDATPPMLRPPTFDRTKTETLDQFAGVDSDAFMSDLRSQLDRWRRVAQQAAPDARRDIVDVWMNGQASKEYFAAFQPAGRGIKWWNDAQLLGLELLRKATAGDDPFGLIVATGKGVPLVICPDATPDLTPDQVRQVADAARRLAVRGTGGALRSPTADSALDQDVNTKLRLLSGRSALDDNRKMLEWFERVSEVADAVGKEKAFGVMVQHSRSQPPPARGGGPAAADQFGYAKLFVGGQAVGEAFNLSQPLDAERARRLRIPVPLPAGQGAEIQLFKEDPATNPNAQPASTIPMPGVWSVLRSGLVEGGEYRANDGGGWRVVVSNGTHYLWLDVTFDQDARLPARDRWPTWSEWPKP